In Lentimicrobium sp. L6, a single window of DNA contains:
- a CDS encoding type II toxin-antitoxin system Phd/YefM family antitoxin, with translation MLVISSREFRQNQRLYFERADKGEQIIIQRGKDKAYALTPINEDDVYFNAKMVERIKESIKQAEEGKVKTISTSEGISDLLGL, from the coding sequence ATGTTGGTAATTAGTAGTAGAGAATTCAGGCAAAATCAAAGGCTTTACTTTGAAAGAGCAGATAAAGGAGAACAAATAATCATTCAACGTGGAAAGGATAAAGCATATGCTTTAACTCCGATAAATGAAGATGATGTATATTTTAATGCTAAAATGGTAGAAAGAATTAAAGAAAGCATTAAGCAGGCTGAAGAAGGTAAAGTAAAGACCATATCCACTTCCGAAGGAATAAGTGATTTATTAGGATTATGA